A single window of Aspergillus puulaauensis MK2 DNA, chromosome 5, nearly complete sequence DNA harbors:
- a CDS encoding C2H2-type zinc finger protein (COG:K;~EggNog:ENOG410PSX7;~InterPro:IPR036236,IPR013087): MSQQASSVDFSNLLNPQSNPSTPVDPSNSSPTQPSTQPTMATGTSLLPPMMKGGRPAAEEPRQDLPRPYKCPLCERAFHRLEHQTRHIRTHTGEKPHACQFPGCSKRFSRSDELTRHSRIHNNPNSRRGNKAQHLAAAAAAAANHDGTGMPNNAGSMMPPPSKPITRSAPVSQVGSPDVSPPHSFSNYAQHMRSNLSPYARNNDRAASGMDINLLATAASQVERDESFGFRSSQRNHVFGGRHPTRGGLPSLSAYALGQSMSRSHSHEEEDSYGSHRVKRSRPNSPNSTAPSSPTFSHDSLSPTPDHTPLATPAHSPRLKPLNANELHLPSIRHLSIHHTPALAPMEPQADGPNYYNPNQPQVGPSISDIMSRPDGAQRKLPIPQVPKMAVQDLLNNSGFSSVSSSTANSVAGGDLAERF, from the coding sequence ATGTCACAGCAAGCCTCTTCGGTGGATTTTTCTAATCTACTGAATCCCCAGAGCAACCCATCCACCCCTGTGGACCCTTCCAACAGCTCTCCCACCCAGCCGAGTACGCAGCCTACAATGGCGACCGGCACAAGTTTACTGCCCCCGATGATGAAGGGTGGCCGTCCTGCCGCGGAGGAGCCTCGCCAGGATCTTCCCCGTCCGTATAAATGCCCACTATGTGAACGTGCTTTCCACCGTTTGGAACACCAGACGAGACACATCCGCACGCATACCGGAGAAAAGCCCCATGCCTGCCAGTTCCCCGGCTGCTCGAAGCGCTTCAGTCGCTCCGACGAGCTCACTCGCCACTCGCGAATCCATAACAACCCCAACTCAAGAAGAGGCAACAAGGCACAGCACTTGGCTGCcgcggctgctgctgctgccaacCATGATGGCACTGGAATGCCCAACAATGCTGGATCGATGATGCCTCCTCCCAGCAAACCGATCACTAGGTCTGCTCCGGTCTCCCAGGTTGGGTCTCCGGATGTTTCCCCTCCGCATTCGTTCAGCAACTACGCTCAACACATGCGCTCCAATCTGAGCCCATACGCTCGTAATAATGATCGCGCTGCATCGGGAATGGACATCAATCTCCTTGCTACTGCCGCATCCCAAGTTGAGCGTGATGAGAGTTTCGGATTCCGCTCCAGTCAGCGCAACCACGTGTTTGGCGGTCGCCACCCCACTAGAGGCGGACTGCCCTCTCTTTCAGCCTATGCACTCGGCCAGAGCATGAGCCGCTCGCACTCgcacgaagaagaggactCCTATGGATCACATCGCGTCAAGCGCTCAAGACCCAACTCGCCCAACTCTACtgctccttcttcgcctACCTTTTCTCATGACTCCCTCTCCCCCACGCCCGACCACACGCCGTTGGCTACACCCGCCCACTCACCACGGCTGAAGCCTCTGAACGCAAACGAGCTGCACCTGCCTTCGATTCGTCACTTGTCGATTCACCACACCCCGGCGCTCGCCCCAATGGAACCCCAGGCTGATGGACCTAATTACTACAACCCCAACCAGCCTCAGGTCGGACCAAGCATCAGTGACATCATGTCTCGACCTGATGGTGCCCAGCGGAAACTTCCTATACCGCAGGTTCCTAAAATGGCGGTTCAGGATCTGTTGAATAACAGCGGATTCTCTTCTGTCTCTTCGTCGACAGCCAACTCGGTCGCGGGTGGTGACTTGGCTGAGCGGTTCTAA
- the PAC1 gene encoding WD40 repeat domain-containing protein (COG:S;~EggNog:ENOG410PFJ9;~InterPro:IPR037190,IPR036322,IPR017252,IPR015943, IPR001680,IPR019775,IPR020472,IPR017986;~PFAM:PF12894,PF00400;~go_function: GO:0005515 - protein binding [Evidence IEA]): MSQILTAGQAGELHKAMVAYLAAINASQSSETLREELQVGDSFDEGTRKRYEGLLEKKWTGIARLQRKITDLENKVSSLQAELDATPSAARSKNQDPVNWLPKPSPSHTFESHRSGITCVAFHPVFTSLASGSEDCTIKIWDWELGELERTLKGHIRSVSGLDYGGQKGNTLLASCSSDLTIKLWDPSKDYANIRTLSGHDHSVSAVRFLTTNENHLISASRDGTLRIWDVLTGFCVKVIKSSTESWILDVAPSFDGKWLVSGGRDQAITVWEVSSAEPKAALLGHENFIECCVFAPPASYEHLATLAGLKKPPPATSSCEFIATGARDKTIKLWEARGRLIKTLVGHDNWVRGLLFHPGGKYLFSVADDKTIRCWDLSQEGRLVKTIDNAHGHFVSCIRWAPSPNGSENPDTAAEKLDGAPKKDAAAKPSFRCVIATGSADSCVRVFS; this comes from the exons ATGAGCCAAATATTGACAGCTGGACAAGCGGGAGAACT GCACAAGGCTATGGTAGCATACCTTGCTGCAATAAATGCGTCCCAGAGTTCCGAAACGCTACGCGAAGAGCTTCAAGTTGGCGACAGTTTTGATGAGGGAACACGCAAGAGATACGAGGGGTTATTAGAAAAAAAATGGACGGGAATTGCTAGATTGCAGAGAAAG ATAACCGATTTAGAGAACAAAGTCAGCAGCCTTCAAGCCGAGCTTGATGCGACACCTTCAGCAGCCCGTTCAAAGAATCAAGACCCAGTCAATTGGCTCCCTaaaccatcaccatcacatACATTTGAATCTCACCGAAGCGGCATCACATGTGTCGCGTTTCACCCGGTATTCACATCGCTCGCTTCCGGCTCTGAAGATTGTACAATCAAAATATGGGACTGGGAGCTTGGAGAACTAGAACGGACCCTGAAGGGACATATAAGAAGTGTCTCGGGTCTTGATTATGGTGGGCAAAAAGGAAACACACTGTTGGCCTCCTGTTCTAGCGACCTTACAATCAAACTATGGGATCCAAGCAAGGACTACGCGAACATCAGAACGTTGTCTGGTCATGATCACTCAGTTTCAGCTGTGCGCTTTCTAACAACGAACGAAAACCACCTGATCTCCGCCAGCCGAGATGGAACGCTGCGGATATGGGATGTACTCACGGGATTCTGCGTGAAGGTCATAAAGTCCTCGACCGAGTCCTGGATTCTAGATGTGGCACCTTCTTTTGACGGGAAGTGGCTAGTGTCCGGTGGTCGAGATCAGGCAATAACGGTGTGGGAGGTTTCGTCAGCCGAACCGAAAGCCGCGTTATTAGGCCACGAGAACTTTATCGAGTGCTGTGTTTTTGCGCCACCAGCAAGTTACGAGCATCTAGCTACATTAGCTGGACTCAAGAAACCGCCTCCTGCAACTAGCTCCTGTGAATTCATCGCCACAGGAGCCAGAGACAAAACTATCAAGCTCTGGGAAGCGAGGGGAAGACTGATTAAGACTTTAGTCGGCCACGACAACTGGGTGCGAGGCCTGTTGTTCCATCCTGGTGGGAAATATCTTTTCAGTGTAGCCGACGACAAAACAATACGATGCTGGGACCTCTCCCAGGAGGGCAGACTGGTCAAGACAATCGACAACGCACATGGGCACTTTGTCAGCTGCATTCGATGGGCACCCAGCCCTAACGGCAGTGAGAACCCTGACACTGCTGCCGAAAAACTAGACGGTGCACCCAAAAAGGATGCTGCCGCCAAACCATCGTTCCGATGTGTCATTGCAACAGGAAGTGCAGATTCATGCGTTCGGGTCTTCTCATAA
- a CDS encoding uncharacterized protein (COG:S;~EggNog:ENOG410PY10): MEQDWRTKACCANAQDIAPRTKRRPDSTAAVPSLSTDSASSGSTPSSLSLHTMWASGIIGSGILEEDDTGALVIPPGHALQRHIHSASPPSSPISGQQQLYICLFHILDCHDTFYDSEQWKTHVLSHFRTYEPPDIARCPLCPAERFNSTPHQRAWDLLLEHVDVAHYQQGQSLAGSRPDFELMRYLYNLRVISVDQFKVMQLAPPPSNPGYHRRQEPVRASVGSSDEPYCVPYSRRREDRMRGQRRGVNVP; encoded by the coding sequence ATGGAGCAAGACTGGAGGACGAAAGCCTGCTGCGCCAACGCGCAGGACATCGCTCCTAGAACCAAACGAAGGCCAGATTCAACAGCAGCCGTGCCATCCTTGTCAACCGATAGTGCCTCCTCAGGCTCAACGCCATCGAGTTTGTCGTTGCACACCATGTGGGCATCGGGAATTATCGGCAGTGGTAttttggaagaagatgacaCGGGGGCACTCGTCATACCCCCCGGCCATGCCCTCCAACGACATATCCATTCTGCCTCACCACCGTCATCTCCTATTTCCGGCCAGCAACAGTTATATATCTGCCTCTTTCATATTCTCGATTGCCACGATACTTTTTACGACTCCGAACAGTGGAAAACACATGTTTTGAGCCACTTCCGTACGTACGAACCGCCGGACATTGCTCGATGCCCGCTGTGTCCTGCGGAGCGGTTCAACAGCACACCTCATCAAAGGGCCTGGGATCTTCTGCTCGAACATGTTGATGTAGCCCATTATCAGCAGGGTCAGTCACTGGCAGGGAGTCGGCCCGATTTTGAATTAATGCGATACCTTTATAACTTGAGAGTGATCAGCGTCGACCAGTTCAAGGTGATGCAGCTCGCTCCGCCGCCGTCCAATCCTGGATACCACCGGCGGCAGGAACCAGTCCGTGCGAGTGTCGGCTCATCCGATGAGCCATATTGTGTTCCATATAGCCGGCGACGAGAGGATAGAATGCGAGGACAACGACGAGGTGTTAATGTACCGTAA
- the LSM1 gene encoding U6 snRNA-associated Sm-like protein LSm1 (COG:A;~EggNog:ENOG410PR4U;~InterPro:IPR034104,IPR010920,IPR001163;~PFAM:PF01423;~go_process: GO:0000956 - nuclear-transcribed mRNA catabolic process [Evidence IEA]) translates to MERLTINDPPAAGQSGNPPQGNPSQGNLGPMTHGPPQLPPQMFTTAAQLLDLTDKKLVLVLRDGRKLIGVLRTWDQFANLVLQETIERMYAGNLYTDISRGVFLVRGENVLLLGEIDLDREDNIPPNLIKAPFKEVYELKQKEDNERKSHDKKRNNKLQGLGFEAEHSGEILF, encoded by the exons ATGGAACGATTAACGATAAATGACCCTCCTGCCGCCGGTCAGTCCGGGAATCCGCCCCAGGGTAATCCTTCACAGGGTAATCTTGGCCCAATGACACATGGACCACCGCAACTACCGCCGCAGATGTTCACGACTGCAGCGCAATTATTAGACTTAACCGATA AGAAATTAGTTCTGGTCTTGCGAGATGGACGAAAGTTGATTGGAGTTTTGAGGACATGGGACCAGTTCG CGAATCTTGTCCTCCAAGAAACGATAGAGCGCATGTATGCGGGAAACCTATACACGGATATCTCCCGGGGAGTGTTCCTGGTTCGAGGCGAAAatgtgttgttgttgggcgAAATT GATCTCGACAGGGAAGACAACATCCCACCGAATCTTATCAAGGCACCATTCAAAGAGGTCTATGAGTTAAAGCAGAAGGAAGACAACGAACGAAAATCCCACGACAAGAAGCGAAATAATAAGCTACAAGGCCTCGGATTCGAGGCCGAACATAGCGGGGAGATCCTTTTCTAG